In Armatimonadota bacterium, the sequence CCGAGCGCATCCGCCGCGAGCGCGGGGGGAATGACGCGGATACCCCCGATGAGCGCGCTTGATCCCGATGAGCGGTTCATGCGCCAGGCGCTGCGCCTGGCGGCCCGGGGCCGCGGATGGACCGGCCCCAACCCCATGGTCGGCGCGGTCGTCGTCGCCGGCGGTGAAGTCGTAGGCGAGGGGCATCACCGGGGCCCCGGCAGCGCCCACGCCGAGATCGTCGCCCTCGAGCGCGCCGGAGACGGAGCGCGGGGGGCGACGTTGTACCTGACCCTGGAGCCGTGCGTTCATCACGGCCGCACGCCCCCGTGCGCGCCGCGGGTCATCGCCGCCGGGGTCGCGCGCGTGGTGATCGCCTCGGAGGACCCCAACCCGCGCGTCGCCGGCCGCGGGATCACGGCCCTGCGCCAGGCCGGGATCGAGGTCGCCGCAAGCCTGCTGCGGGAGCACGAGAACCGGCTGAATGAGGCCTATCGCAAGTATATCACCACCGGCCGGCCCTTCGTCACGCTGAAGATCGCGACCAGCCTGGATGGTAAGATCGCCACCCGCACCGGCGACTCGCGGTGGATCACCGGCCAGCCCGCTCGCGCCATGACCCATCGCCTGCGCCGCGACAGCGATGCTATACTGGTGGGGGTGCAGACCCTGATCGCGGACGATCCGGAGTTGACCGTCCGCCACGTGCGGTTGCGGCGCGAGCCGCTGCGGGTGGTGTGCGACAGCTCGGCGCGCACGCCGCCGCAGGCGCTGCTGATGTCCAGCGGCAAGCGGCCGGCGCTGATCGCCGTCACCGAGCGGGCGCGCGCGCAGGAGGTTCGGGCGCTGGGCGACGCCGGCGCGCAGGTACTGGTCTTGCCGCAGTGGT encodes:
- the ribD gene encoding bifunctional diaminohydroxyphosphoribosylaminopyrimidine deaminase/5-amino-6-(5-phosphoribosylamino)uracil reductase RibD translates to MSALDPDERFMRQALRLAARGRGWTGPNPMVGAVVVAGGEVVGEGHHRGPGSAHAEIVALERAGDGARGATLYLTLEPCVHHGRTPPCAPRVIAAGVARVVIASEDPNPRVAGRGITALRQAGIEVAASLLREHENRLNEAYRKYITTGRPFVTLKIATSLDGKIATRTGDSRWITGQPARAMTHRLRRDSDAILVGVQTLIADDPELTVRHVRLRREPLRVVCDSSARTPPQALLMSSGKRPALIAVTERARAQEVRALGDAGAQVLVLPQWYGRVDLAALLDELGRREVASLLVEGGGEISASFVEQRLADKLVLFVAPKIIGGAEARTAVGGAGVAAVEGAWQVRDMRCRRLGDDFMIEGYLGGGSRG